Proteins encoded within one genomic window of Ranitomeya variabilis isolate aRanVar5 chromosome 4, aRanVar5.hap1, whole genome shotgun sequence:
- the LOC143766264 gene encoding oocyte zinc finger protein XlCOF8.4-like gives MDGERDKIAERILHLTLEILFRLTGEDYTVVKKTSSEHCQDPVCEGWGRPLSPITGPPPHPLTHEDINDQKILELACKMIELLTGEVPIRCQDVSVYFSMEEWEYLEGHKDLYKDVMMEVPQPLTSPDLSSKRTTPERCPRPLLPQDCKQEDPNVPQDHQGEDLTHINTTETYVRGDDEQCSEIPTDIRPDDGIWSSEGHWISLDCKADHRDITQDTYEEHVIIPNIALHSNNLSSDHFERILSCDSSLNVQKNKGHRKGGKEKKPFSCSECGKCFAVQSKLIKHKRSHTGEKPFACEECGKCFTERSILLRHQTIHTGAKPFSCPECGKCFNQKSCLVTHQRIHTGTKPFACSECGKSYAAKSNLAKHQWVHAGLKPFSCSECGKLFIYKASLVTHLRIHTGVKPFSCSECGKRFIQNSALVRHQKIHTEQKVFSCPECEKCFTKKSSLHNHQKIHIEQKPL, from the exons ATGGATGGGGAAAGGGACAAGATagcagagaggatattacacctcaccctagagatcctcttccggcttactggagag gattatacagtagtgaagaagacctctagtgagcactgtcaggaccctgtgtgtgagggatggggaagacccctgagcccaatcacggggcctccacctcacccgctgacacatgaggacatcaatgaccagaagatccttgaACTCGCCTGCAAGATGATAGAGCTGCTGacaggagag gttcctataaggtgtcaggatgtctccgtctatttctccatggaggagtgggagtatttagaaggacataaagatctgtacaaggatgtcatgatggaggttccccagcccctcacatcaccag atctatccagtaagaggacaacaccagagagatgtccccgtcctcttcttccacaggactgtaaacaagaagatcccaatgttcctcaggatcatcag ggtgaagatctgacccatattaatacaacagaaacatatgtgaggggtgatgacgagcagtgtAGCGAGATTCCTACAGATATCCGGCCAG atgatggTATTTGGAGCTCAGAGGGACATTGGATATCTTTAGATTGTAAAGCAGATCATCGTGATATCACACAAGACACATATGAAGAGCATGTCATAATTCCAAATATAGCCCTTCACAGCAACAATTTATCATCAGATCATTTTGAACGGATCCTATCTTGTGATTCATCGCTAAATGTTCAGAAAAATAAAGGACACAGAAAAGGTGGCAAAGagaagaagccattttcttgttcagaatgtggaaaatgttttgccgTGCAATCAAAACTTATAAAACataagagaagtcacacaggggagaagccatttgcttgtgaagaatgtgggaaatgttttacagagagatCGATTCTATTGAGACATCAAACCATTCACACAGGTGCAAAGccgttttcatgtccagaatgtggaaaatgtttcaacCAGAAATCgtgtcttgttacacatcagagaattcacacaggaacaAAGCCATTTGCATGCTCGGAATGCGGGAAAAGTTATGCTGCCAAGTCAAATCTTGCTAAACATCAATGGGTTCACGCAGGACTGAAACcgttttcgtgttcagaatgtgggaagcttTTTATCTATAAAGCATCTCTTGTTACACATTTACGtattcacacaggggtgaagccattctcatgttctgaatgtggaaaaCGATTTATCCAGAATTCGGCTCTCGTCagacatcaaaaaattcacacggaGCAAAAGGTATTTTCATgcccagaatgtgagaaatgtttcacCAAGAAGTCAAGTCTTCATAACCATCAAAAAATTCATATAGAGCAGAAGCCACTTTAA